The following are encoded in a window of Syngnathoides biaculeatus isolate LvHL_M chromosome 3, ASM1980259v1, whole genome shotgun sequence genomic DNA:
- the mc1r gene encoding melanocyte-stimulating hormone receptor, translating into MDFYNSSQNNIFMHHDYLGEFSQDNETNSSGANPNSADCFQLQIPQELFLSLGLISLVENILVVVAIIKNRNLHSPMYYFICCLAVSDMLVSVSNVVETVVMLLHDHGLLDVQPGMLRHLDNVIDVMICSSVVSSLSFLSTIAADRYITIFYALRYHSIMTTQRAVGIIAAVWLASITSSIFFIIYHTDNAVIVCLVTFFCSTLVFNAVLYLHMFLLAHIHSRSITVNFRKKRRPSTSMKGAITLTILLGVFIVCWGPFFLHLILILTCPTSPFCTCFFRNFNLFLILIICNSLIDPLIYAYRSQELRKTLQELLLCSWFLGV; encoded by the coding sequence ATGGATTTTTACAACAGTTCCCAAAACAACATCTTTATGCACCATGACTACCTGGGTGAGTTCTCGCAAGACAACGAGACCAACTCGAGCGGCGCCAACCCCAACTCGGCGGACTGCTTCCAGCTGCAGATCCCgcaggagctcttcctgtcactGGGCCTCATCAGCCTGGTGGAGAACATCCTGGTCGTAGTGGCCATCATCAAGAACCGCAATCTTCACTCGCCCATGTACTACTTCATCTGCTGTCTGGCCGTATCCGACATGCTGGTGAGCGTCAGCAACGTGGTGGAGACCGTGGTCATGCTGCTGCACGACCACGGCCTGCTGGACGTGCAGCCGGGCATGCTGCGCCACCTGGACAACGTGATCGACGTGATGATCTGCAGCTCGGTGGTGTCGTCGCTCTCCTTCCTGAGCACCATCGCGGCGGACCGCTACATCACCATCTTCTACGCCTTGCGCTACCACAGCATCATGACCACGCAGCGCGCCGTGGGCATCATCGCGGCGGTGTGGCTGGCCAGCATCACCTCCAGCATCTTCTTCATCATCTACCACACGGACAACGCCGTCATCGTGTGCCTGGTGACCTTCTTCTGCTCCACCCTGGTCTTCAACGCCGTCCTCTACCTGCACATGTTCCTGCTGGCGCACATACACTCGCGCAGCATCACCGTCAACTTCCGCAAGAAGCGGCGCCCGTCCACCAGCATGAAGGGCGCCATCACGCTCACCATCCTGCTCGGCGTCTTCATCGTGTGCTGGGGGCCCTTCTTCCTGCACCTCATTCTCATCCTCACCTGTCCCACCAGCCCCTTCTGCACGTGCTTCTTCCGGAACTTTAACCTCTTCCTCATCTTGATCATCTGTAACTCGCTTATAGACCCTCTCATCTACGCCTACAGGAGCCAGGAGCTGCGCAAAACTCTCCAGGAGCTGCTCCTGTGCAGCTGGTTCTTGGGCGTCTGA